A single genomic interval of Trinickia acidisoli harbors:
- a CDS encoding response regulator, with protein sequence MDSSTPSPLRVFVVDESTLVRERLVQHIGPTGAAHIVGEAEDVETALRGIEETDAEAVILDLRLIDSNGMDLLHALRNRTDPIVTIVLTNYASPVFREASVVAGADFFFDKTTEFDLAMETIARLAREKIDGAA encoded by the coding sequence ATGGACTCAAGCACCCCGTCACCGCTGAGAGTATTCGTCGTCGACGAGTCGACGCTCGTGCGCGAACGTTTGGTCCAGCATATCGGGCCGACTGGTGCCGCCCACATCGTGGGCGAGGCCGAGGATGTCGAGACGGCGCTGCGAGGAATCGAAGAAACCGACGCCGAAGCCGTGATCCTCGATTTGCGCTTGATCGACAGCAACGGCATGGATCTGCTCCATGCCCTGCGCAATCGCACCGACCCCATCGTCACGATCGTGCTGACGAACTATGCGTCCCCGGTGTTCCGCGAAGCGAGCGTCGTGGCCGGCGCCGATTTCTTCTTCGACAAGACGACCGAGTTCGATCTCGCGATGGAAACGATCGCGCGTCTCGCGCGCGAGAAAATCGACGGCGCAGCCTGA
- a CDS encoding response regulator produces MTKVLLADDHTLVRDGLRHILEGTSGFEVVGEAYDGPTTISLVRGTQADVLVLDLSMPGRNGIELVKQIKDELPALRVLVLTMHAEQQYAVRAFKAGASGYLTKESASKELVSALTKISAGGVYVSLSMAERLAQSLNEPTDMLPHQRLSDREFDVFRRIAAGQTISEIAHELCVSAKTVSTYKTRILEKMQMPHEAALVRYAIQHKLFEDSEDL; encoded by the coding sequence ATGACAAAAGTACTGCTGGCCGACGACCACACGCTCGTCCGGGATGGCTTGCGCCATATCCTCGAGGGCACGAGCGGGTTCGAAGTCGTCGGGGAAGCTTACGACGGGCCGACGACGATCTCGCTCGTGCGCGGCACGCAGGCCGACGTGCTCGTACTCGACTTATCGATGCCGGGCCGCAACGGTATCGAACTCGTCAAGCAGATCAAGGACGAATTGCCGGCGCTGCGCGTGCTGGTGCTGACCATGCACGCGGAGCAGCAATACGCGGTGCGCGCCTTCAAGGCCGGGGCATCGGGGTACTTGACGAAGGAAAGCGCGAGCAAAGAACTCGTATCGGCATTGACGAAGATATCCGCGGGCGGCGTGTACGTCAGCTTGTCGATGGCCGAACGGCTCGCGCAAAGCTTGAACGAGCCGACCGATATGCTGCCTCATCAGCGGCTGTCCGATCGCGAATTCGACGTTTTCCGGCGCATCGCGGCCGGCCAGACGATCAGCGAGATCGCGCATGAGCTTTGCGTCAGCGCCAAAACCGTCAGTACCTACAAAACGCGCATTCTCGAAAAGATGCAGATGCCGCACGAAGCCGCCCTCGTCCGCTATGCAATCCAGCACAAACTTTTCGAGGACAGCGAAGACTTGTAA